In the Ilumatobacteraceae bacterium genome, one interval contains:
- a CDS encoding DUF1800 family protein: MPAIADLEHLLRRTEFVARPSRIDALKDQSRGDAVDDILDVPANPGSANLTHSENWRRGEQLTHHWLDRMAHDSPKPIQEKMGFFWHGHFCSELTKVGSADLMQEQIDTFRRGSLTNVRALAIEMSTQVAMLRYLDNNQNRNTSPNQNFARELMELFLLGVGNYTEADVEAATAAWTGHTDNWQNGEYVWRADWHDASTKSFLGRNINQGTDATRHGRETIEVMLGNGTIPGAAPNNGGRPSKEVAAEFLSKKLWIEFAGTEPPGAVLTALRDAALAHDFDIRPWLRTLLMRDEFYSTSVKQGLVRSPVEFTVALLYATGRRSAEATPLWLMQGMGQRPLFPPNVSGWKHNSYWVNASAMAKRTETVRQIIWRSMQDYWSGGALHLRNGTISRADVDAWDDQPLKVIDEMLRLADLSLSAGSYDALAEFARNSARWERSDLFHLVMLAPDLQVA, translated from the coding sequence ATGCCAGCCATCGCAGATCTCGAACACCTGCTGCGCCGCACCGAATTCGTCGCGCGGCCATCTCGTATCGACGCGTTGAAGGACCAGTCGCGCGGCGACGCGGTCGATGACATTCTCGACGTGCCGGCGAACCCCGGGTCGGCCAACCTGACCCACAGCGAGAACTGGCGTCGTGGCGAGCAGCTCACGCACCACTGGCTCGACCGGATGGCGCACGATTCGCCCAAGCCGATCCAGGAGAAGATGGGCTTCTTCTGGCACGGCCACTTCTGCTCCGAGCTGACGAAGGTCGGCTCGGCCGACCTGATGCAGGAGCAGATCGACACGTTCCGGCGCGGATCGCTCACGAATGTGCGCGCCCTGGCGATCGAGATGTCGACGCAGGTGGCGATGCTGCGCTATCTCGACAACAACCAGAACCGGAACACGTCGCCCAACCAGAACTTCGCACGCGAGCTGATGGAGCTGTTCCTGCTCGGCGTCGGCAACTACACCGAAGCCGACGTCGAGGCCGCCACGGCGGCATGGACCGGCCACACGGACAACTGGCAGAACGGTGAGTACGTCTGGCGCGCCGACTGGCACGACGCTTCGACCAAGAGCTTCCTGGGCCGCAACATCAATCAGGGCACCGATGCGACCCGGCACGGCCGCGAGACGATCGAGGTCATGCTCGGCAACGGCACGATCCCCGGCGCCGCACCGAACAACGGCGGGCGCCCCTCGAAGGAGGTCGCCGCGGAGTTCCTGTCGAAGAAGCTCTGGATCGAGTTCGCGGGCACCGAGCCGCCGGGCGCGGTGCTGACCGCGCTCCGCGACGCCGCGCTCGCTCACGACTTCGACATCCGACCGTGGCTCAGGACGCTCCTGATGCGAGACGAGTTCTACTCGACCTCGGTGAAGCAGGGCCTCGTGCGTTCCCCGGTCGAATTCACCGTCGCGCTGCTGTACGCGACCGGGCGACGCTCGGCCGAGGCGACGCCGCTGTGGTTGATGCAGGGCATGGGCCAGCGGCCACTCTTCCCACCGAACGTCAGCGGTTGGAAGCACAACAGCTACTGGGTGAACGCGAGCGCGATGGCGAAGCGCACCGAGACGGTCCGTCAGATCATCTGGCGCTCGATGCAGGACTACTGGAGCGGCGGTGCACTCCACCTCCGGAACGGGACGATCTCCCGGGCGGATGTGGATGCATGGGACGACCAGCCGCTGAAGGTGATCGACGAGATGCTGCGGCTCGCCGACCTCTCGCTGTCCGCCGGGTCGTACGACGCCCTCGCGGAGTTCGCCCGCAACTCCGCCCGTTGGGAACGCAGCGACCTGTTCCATCTCGTGATGCTCGCCCCCGATCTCCAGGTCGCCTGA
- the rpmE gene encoding 50S ribosomal protein L31 yields the protein MQTEIHPTYEDVTVKCSCGNTFTTKSTKPGEQLLELCNECHPFFTGKQKLVDSGGRVERFNKRYGDRSKKK from the coding sequence ATGCAAACCGAAATCCACCCCACGTACGAAGACGTCACGGTCAAGTGCTCGTGCGGCAACACGTTCACGACGAAGTCGACGAAGCCCGGCGAGCAGCTCCTCGAGCTGTGCAACGAGTGCCATCCGTTCTTCACCGGTAAGCAGAAGCTGGTCGACTCCGGTGGCCGTGTCGAGCGCTTCAACAAGCGCTACGGCGACCGCAGCAAGAAGAAGTGA
- the rho gene encoding transcription termination factor Rho, translating into MTAQALEQSVLESKDKTQLIAIAEALGVKASARNKKADIIGQILSKTGGSSGGSDAAPATASAASSAPAKAAATPPPPPDPADEPKAEWELQAEQDGGDADAGHTEQRDTKQRDTKQRETEQDSAQQDGAQQSDRRDGSKSADQSGGRRDDTKRDDTKRDEQRDESKSGSDSSDAKQDDRSGGQQSGDGKQDQGNRQQRDQGGRNQNRNNNRNNQGGNDGDGESRNKRRRRRRKGRGGQDGPQGEDRELLESDDDTNEPQSNEPVKVDGYLDLRDEGYGFVRVNNYLASKSDSYIPVKLSRQYGLRKGDHVVGMSRPAGRNEKNPAMLEIHSVNGRPPEEAKKRPRFEDLTALFPDSQLRLEDPSDPTNMTARIIDLVSPIGKGQRGIIVSPPKAGKTSVMKTVVASVEKNNPEVKVIVLLIDERPEEVTDMKRMAKGEVIASTFDKPSDQHTQIAEMTIEKAKRMVEYGDDVLVVLDGITRLARAYNLAAPASGRILSGGIDAGALYPPKRFFGAARNVEEGGSLTILATALVETNSRMDEAVFEEFKGTGNMELRLDRKLAERRIYPAIDVDASSTRHEELLFDRKQLQMVWKLRRVLSGLAADGNAAPGLELLVDRLKTFRTNEEFLTEIAKQPGM; encoded by the coding sequence GTGACCGCACAGGCGCTCGAACAATCCGTCCTCGAATCGAAGGACAAGACGCAGCTGATTGCCATCGCCGAGGCGCTCGGCGTCAAGGCCAGCGCTCGCAACAAGAAGGCCGACATCATCGGCCAGATCCTGTCGAAGACCGGCGGTTCGTCCGGTGGCTCCGACGCCGCGCCGGCCACGGCTTCCGCCGCGTCGAGTGCTCCGGCCAAGGCCGCAGCGACGCCGCCTCCGCCGCCCGACCCGGCCGACGAGCCGAAGGCCGAGTGGGAGTTGCAGGCCGAACAGGACGGCGGTGATGCCGACGCCGGCCACACCGAGCAGCGCGACACCAAGCAGCGCGACACCAAGCAGCGCGAGACCGAGCAGGACAGCGCACAGCAGGACGGCGCACAGCAGAGCGACCGGCGCGACGGGTCGAAGTCCGCCGACCAGTCCGGCGGCCGGCGCGACGACACCAAGCGCGACGACACCAAGCGCGACGAGCAGCGCGACGAGTCGAAGTCCGGCTCCGACTCGTCCGACGCGAAACAGGACGACCGGTCCGGCGGCCAGCAGTCGGGCGACGGCAAGCAGGACCAGGGCAATCGCCAACAGCGTGATCAGGGCGGTCGCAACCAGAACCGCAACAACAATCGCAACAACCAGGGCGGGAACGACGGCGACGGCGAGTCGCGCAACAAGCGCCGCCGCCGGCGCCGCAAGGGCCGTGGCGGCCAGGACGGACCACAGGGCGAAGACCGCGAACTGCTCGAGTCCGACGACGACACCAACGAGCCGCAGAGCAACGAACCCGTCAAGGTCGACGGCTACCTCGACCTGCGTGACGAGGGGTACGGCTTCGTCCGGGTCAACAACTACCTGGCGAGCAAGAGCGACTCGTACATCCCGGTCAAGCTGAGCCGCCAGTACGGCCTCCGCAAGGGCGACCACGTCGTCGGCATGTCGCGTCCGGCCGGCCGCAACGAGAAGAACCCGGCCATGCTCGAGATCCACTCGGTCAACGGCCGCCCGCCCGAAGAGGCCAAGAAGCGCCCCCGCTTCGAGGATCTGACGGCACTCTTCCCCGATTCGCAGCTCCGACTCGAGGACCCGTCGGACCCGACCAACATGACGGCCCGCATCATCGACCTCGTCAGCCCGATCGGCAAGGGGCAGCGCGGCATCATCGTCTCGCCGCCAAAGGCCGGCAAGACGTCGGTCATGAAGACCGTCGTGGCATCGGTCGAGAAGAACAACCCCGAGGTCAAGGTCATCGTCCTGCTGATCGACGAGCGGCCAGAAGAGGTCACCGACATGAAGCGGATGGCCAAGGGCGAGGTGATCGCGTCCACGTTCGACAAACCGAGCGATCAGCACACGCAGATCGCCGAGATGACGATCGAGAAGGCCAAGCGGATGGTCGAGTACGGCGACGACGTACTCGTCGTGCTCGATGGCATCACCCGACTGGCCCGTGCCTACAACCTCGCCGCCCCTGCCAGCGGGCGCATCCTCTCCGGCGGTATCGACGCCGGGGCGCTGTACCCGCCGAAGCGCTTCTTCGGTGCCGCCCGCAACGTCGAGGAGGGGGGCTCGCTCACGATCCTCGCCACGGCACTCGTCGAGACGAACAGCCGCATGGACGAGGCGGTGTTCGAGGAGTTCAAGGGCACCGGCAACATGGAGCTCCGTCTCGATCGCAAGCTCGCCGAGCGACGCATCTACCCGGCGATCGACGTCGATGCGTCCAGCACCCGGCACGAGGAGTTGCTGTTCGATCGCAAGCAGCTCCAGATGGTGTGGAAGCTTCGCCGTGTGCTCAGCGGTCTCGCCGCCGACGGCAATGCGGCGCCGGGCCTCGAACTCCTGGTCGACCGTCTCAAGACGTTCCGGACCAACGAGGAGTTCCTCACCGAGATCGCCAAACAACCCGGCATGTGA
- the thrC gene encoding threonine synthase, translating to MRYVSTRGDAPELGFADVLLAGLANDGGLYVPSEWPTLPDLAGATTYADTAAAVMQPFVGDDLGAGVLSDLCRDAYGTFRHPAVVPLVQIDDHHWLLELFHGPTLAFKDVALQLVGRMFDHVLDQRGRRITIVGATSGDTGSAAIDGVKGCDHVDIVILYPAGRTSDVQRRQMTTVDSPNVHAIAIDGNFDDCQDLVKAMFGDAAFRDELQLSAVNSINWARVMAQIVYYVTASTALAGEPTFCVPTGNFGNVLAGWIAREMGAPVNDFIVASNSNDILTRFINDGDMSAREVVPTLSPSMDIQVSSNFERLLFEMNGRDGGITAEQLRLFRSSGRLGIEPDQQQQFVDGSFRAARFDDDETIEEISRIHGETGLLIDPHTATATAAARRFGGERPIVTLSTAHPAKFPDAVERATGVRPALPEHLADLFARPERTRTLPNDLATVQAFVRSVARVVA from the coding sequence GTGAGGTACGTCTCCACCCGCGGCGACGCGCCCGAACTCGGGTTCGCCGACGTCCTCCTCGCGGGCCTGGCGAACGACGGCGGCCTCTACGTTCCGAGCGAGTGGCCGACGTTGCCCGACCTCGCCGGTGCCACGACCTATGCCGACACGGCGGCAGCCGTCATGCAGCCGTTCGTCGGCGACGACCTCGGCGCCGGCGTCCTCTCCGACCTCTGCCGTGACGCCTACGGGACGTTCCGGCATCCGGCGGTCGTGCCGCTCGTGCAGATCGACGATCATCACTGGCTCCTCGAGCTGTTCCACGGGCCGACGCTCGCGTTCAAGGACGTCGCCCTCCAGTTGGTCGGTCGCATGTTCGACCACGTGCTCGACCAGCGCGGCCGACGGATCACCATCGTCGGTGCCACCAGCGGCGACACCGGGTCGGCGGCGATCGACGGCGTCAAGGGCTGTGACCACGTCGACATCGTGATCCTCTACCCGGCCGGCCGCACGAGCGACGTGCAGCGCCGCCAGATGACCACCGTCGACAGTCCGAACGTGCACGCGATCGCGATCGACGGCAACTTCGACGACTGCCAGGACCTCGTGAAGGCGATGTTCGGCGACGCGGCGTTCCGTGACGAGTTGCAGCTGTCAGCGGTCAACTCGATCAACTGGGCCCGGGTGATGGCGCAGATCGTCTACTACGTCACGGCGTCGACCGCGCTGGCCGGCGAGCCGACGTTCTGCGTGCCGACCGGCAACTTCGGCAACGTGTTGGCCGGGTGGATCGCCCGCGAGATGGGCGCACCCGTCAACGACTTCATCGTCGCATCGAACTCGAACGACATCCTCACCCGCTTCATCAACGACGGCGACATGTCGGCCCGTGAGGTCGTGCCGACGCTCAGCCCGAGCATGGACATCCAGGTGTCGTCGAACTTCGAGCGTCTCCTGTTCGAGATGAACGGTCGTGACGGCGGCATCACCGCCGAGCAGTTGCGCTTGTTCCGCTCGTCCGGCCGGCTCGGCATCGAGCCCGACCAGCAGCAGCAGTTCGTCGACGGTTCGTTCCGAGCGGCTCGCTTCGACGACGACGAGACCATCGAGGAGATCTCGCGCATCCACGGCGAAACCGGTCTGTTGATCGACCCGCACACGGCGACGGCCACCGCCGCCGCCCGACGTTTCGGCGGCGAGCGTCCGATCGTCACCCTGTCGACCGCACACCCGGCGAAGTTCCCCGACGCCGTCGAGCGGGCCACCGGCGTGCGGCCGGCGCTCCCGGAGCACCTGGCCGACTTGTTCGCGCGGCCGGAGCGGACCCGCACGCTGCCGAACGACCTCGCAACGGTCCAGGCGTTCGTGCGCTCCGTCGCCCGCGTCGTGGCCTGA
- a CDS encoding homoserine dehydrogenase, translated as MANDSSDVTPRTIRIGLLGCGNVGGALVPLIEQQSDMIAARTGIRLEITRVAVRNMSKDRGTTIADGVLTRDAHEVVADPDIDLVVEVIGGIEPARELIATALRNGKPVVTGNKELLANVGPELYAIADEHGVDLLFEAAVAGGIPLVRPLRESLRGEPVTRVMGILNGTTNFILTKMSEEGAEYGEALAEAQELGFAERDPTADVEGYDAGAKAAIIATIAFGAKVVAGDVYHEGISGVTAADIAVAQRLGYVVKLLGIAERDVATGEIAVRVHPAMVPKHHPLASVRESFNAVFVEGDAVGQLMFYGRGAGGSPTASAVLGDVIDAAVNLDKGTYGSLGSFAKAKIRAIDETSAEYLLSLDVVDEPGVLHAVTGAFAEHDVSIRAAEQEGIGPEARLVFITHSAREADVQATVRHLRDLDVVRRIGGFIRVIGS; from the coding sequence GTGGCCAACGACTCCAGTGACGTGACCCCCCGCACCATCCGGATCGGCCTGCTCGGCTGTGGCAACGTGGGCGGGGCCCTCGTCCCGCTGATCGAGCAGCAGTCCGACATGATCGCCGCCCGCACGGGCATCCGGCTCGAGATCACCCGCGTCGCGGTCCGCAACATGTCGAAGGACCGGGGCACGACCATTGCCGACGGCGTGCTCACCCGCGACGCCCACGAGGTCGTCGCTGACCCCGACATCGACCTCGTCGTCGAGGTGATCGGCGGCATCGAACCGGCCCGCGAACTGATCGCCACGGCGTTGCGCAACGGCAAGCCGGTCGTCACCGGCAACAAGGAACTGCTCGCCAACGTCGGCCCCGAGCTGTACGCGATCGCCGACGAACACGGCGTCGACCTGCTGTTCGAGGCCGCGGTCGCCGGCGGCATTCCCCTCGTCCGCCCGCTGCGCGAGAGCCTGCGGGGCGAGCCGGTCACGCGCGTGATGGGCATCCTCAACGGCACCACCAACTTCATCCTCACCAAGATGAGCGAGGAGGGCGCCGAGTACGGCGAGGCCCTGGCCGAGGCGCAGGAGCTCGGCTTCGCCGAGCGCGACCCGACCGCCGACGTCGAGGGCTACGACGCCGGCGCCAAGGCGGCGATCATCGCCACGATCGCCTTCGGCGCCAAAGTCGTCGCCGGCGACGTCTACCACGAGGGCATCAGCGGCGTGACCGCCGCGGACATCGCCGTCGCCCAGCGCCTCGGCTACGTCGTCAAGCTGCTCGGTATCGCCGAACGCGACGTCGCGACCGGCGAGATCGCCGTCCGGGTGCATCCGGCGATGGTGCCGAAGCACCACCCGCTGGCGAGCGTCCGTGAGAGCTTCAACGCGGTGTTCGTCGAGGGCGATGCCGTCGGCCAGCTCATGTTCTACGGCCGCGGCGCCGGCGGTTCACCGACGGCGAGCGCGGTGCTCGGCGACGTGATCGACGCCGCCGTCAACCTCGACAAGGGCACCTACGGCAGTCTCGGCTCGTTCGCCAAGGCGAAGATCCGTGCGATCGACGAGACGAGCGCCGAGTACCTCCTCAGCCTCGACGTGGTCGACGAACCCGGCGTGCTCCACGCCGTCACCGGCGCGTTCGCCGAACACGACGTCAGCATCCGTGCCGCCGAGCAGGAGGGCATCGGGCCGGAAGCGCGGCTCGTGTTCATCACGCACTCGGCCCGCGAGGCCGATGTGCAGGCAACCGTGCGCCACCTGCGGGATCTCGACGTGGTGCGCCGCATCGGTGGTTTCATCCGGGTGATCGGTTCGTGA
- a CDS encoding type II toxin-antitoxin system VapC family toxin has protein sequence MRLLLDTHAFVWAVSAPAELSRRARQLVEDPSNELFVSAASAWEISTKHRLGKFSQAEPIIEGFSFAIDRLRSTELPIGVEHAIVAGRFDQPHRDPFDRMLAAQAVIEGAALVSRDAAFAAFPVAVEW, from the coding sequence GTGAGGCTCCTCCTCGACACGCACGCGTTCGTCTGGGCGGTCAGCGCTCCGGCCGAACTCAGCCGCCGGGCGCGACAACTCGTCGAAGACCCGTCGAACGAGCTGTTCGTCTCAGCGGCGTCGGCCTGGGAGATCTCGACCAAGCATCGCCTGGGCAAGTTCTCGCAGGCCGAGCCGATCATCGAGGGGTTCTCGTTCGCGATCGATCGGCTTCGGTCGACCGAGCTGCCGATCGGCGTGGAGCACGCCATCGTGGCCGGGCGCTTCGATCAGCCTCATCGTGACCCGTTCGACCGCATGTTGGCGGCACAGGCGGTCATCGAAGGAGCCGCATTGGTCAGTCGCGATGCAGCGTTCGCTGCGTTCCCGGTCGCCGTCGAGTGGTAG
- a CDS encoding type II toxin-antitoxin system prevent-host-death family antitoxin, with protein sequence MTKSVNVHEAKTHLSRLLEEVAAGEDIVIAKAGVPVARLVSTSREPRELGFLAGVWPSPAGDCSAFDPLTDDELAAWEGP encoded by the coding sequence ATGACCAAGTCGGTGAACGTGCACGAGGCCAAGACGCACCTGTCGCGCCTGCTCGAAGAGGTGGCGGCCGGCGAAGACATCGTGATCGCCAAGGCCGGAGTGCCCGTGGCACGTCTCGTCTCGACGAGTCGCGAACCGCGGGAACTCGGTTTCCTCGCCGGAGTCTGGCCGTCACCGGCGGGTGACTGCTCTGCGTTCGACCCGCTGACCGACGACGAACTCGCGGCCTGGGAAGGTCCGTGA
- a CDS encoding type II toxin-antitoxin system PemK/MazF family toxin yields MARDIGGYFEQMTKKARGGRRLDIDDIDDPNRGANDEPATDPPSGGLGDMLKDILRKGRSTATDVGKTATTTTKKATKSASQKARDRLRRTSTEPSRSRASTRTLPPEGVVTVEYSPRIDGDPDPGEVVWTWVPFEEDPEQGKDRPVVVIGRRNRSLVGVPLTTRQNDREAQIAIGTGDWDPKRRTSYARIWRMLDIDADKTRREGAVLQRDRFDAVIAAVDEYYDIRRPAKTADDDFDYDY; encoded by the coding sequence ATGGCGCGCGACATCGGTGGGTACTTCGAGCAGATGACCAAGAAGGCTCGCGGTGGCCGCCGCCTCGACATCGACGACATCGACGATCCGAACCGTGGAGCGAACGACGAACCGGCGACCGATCCGCCGAGCGGTGGGCTGGGCGACATGCTCAAAGACATCCTCCGGAAGGGGCGGTCGACGGCGACCGACGTCGGCAAGACCGCCACCACGACCACCAAGAAGGCCACCAAGTCGGCCAGTCAGAAGGCACGCGACCGGCTTCGCCGCACGTCGACCGAGCCGAGCCGGAGCAGGGCGTCGACCCGAACCCTGCCACCCGAAGGTGTCGTCACCGTCGAGTACTCGCCTCGCATCGACGGCGACCCCGACCCCGGCGAGGTCGTGTGGACGTGGGTGCCGTTCGAGGAAGACCCCGAGCAGGGCAAGGACCGCCCCGTCGTCGTGATCGGCCGGCGCAACCGCAGCCTGGTCGGCGTGCCGCTCACCACCCGCCAGAACGACCGTGAGGCGCAGATCGCGATCGGCACCGGCGACTGGGACCCGAAGCGGCGCACGAGCTATGCCCGCATCTGGCGCATGCTCGACATCGACGCCGACAAGACCCGCCGAGAGGGTGCCGTGCTCCAGCGTGACCGATTCGACGCGGTGATCGCCGCGGTCGACGAGTACTACGACATCCGGCGTCCGGCGAAGACCGCCGACGACGACTTCGACTACGACTACTGA